Genomic DNA from Candidatus Bipolaricaulota bacterium:
GCTTTAATTGCGCCAGCAGCCGTCGGGTCATTCGCTGCGAAGACGGCCGGAGGAGTTCCTCGCTTGAGCAATTTTTTCATCGCTACATACCCATGTTCTGGCGGTGTAAGCCCTTCTGCAACGAGATCGGCGTGGTATTCCAGGCCATGTTCCTTAAGGGCGGCCTTGTAGCCTTCAAACCTCTCTTTGAAACTCAGATCGTTCAGTCGCTCGGCGATAAATCCGATCTTTCGATACCCCAGCTTAATTAGGTACTCCACCGCCTTATAGGCTCCTCCTTCATTGTCGATCGCGATGGAGTTTACCCCATCGAGATGATTATCCACCAAAACTAGTGGTGTACTATTTTTTAATGAGAGAATTAGGTCTTTGCTTATATCGCAGCCCATAAAAATTACGCCATCTACACGCCTTTCTTTTACACAACGGGGGGCAGAAGGCCCGCCATCAGTGCTCGAGAATATAAGATGGTATCCCTGTTTCTCTATCGCTTCTTCCACCCCTAGTATTATTGGCCCGTAAAAACCGTAGAAAGACTCAGGTCTATGCCTTTTATTGATGACAATTCCTATGTTCCCTGTTTTATTTGTTGCCAGGCCTTTTGCGTTTATATTCGGATGATAGCCAAGCTCTCGAGCGAGTTGACGAATCCGCTCGCGGGTGGCGTCGCTCATCCGCCCCTTGTTGTTCAAGGCGCGGGAGACGGTAGACGGCGCTACTTTCGCCATTTTGGCTATATCTCTTATCGTAATTTCCATACCAGCTTGATAATAAGACTTGGTTATTAATGGCGCAAGCGTTCTTGTATGAAGTAGTGCATCACGAACGCGCTTGAAGAAAAAGGGGAAAAAGGCAGAAAGCCACCATGTTGCCCAAGCGTATCGGACAGGGCGCTGTCACATACTGCTCGTTTTTTTCGATTAATCCCAGTCAGAAACCCTGCTAGCTATATTTATTGTTTTCTATCACATAATCAACCAACTGATTGAGAGGTACAGTAGCTGCACAGCATACTCGATCAGCCCCACCGTAGAAGATGAAGAGCTTACCGGCGATGACTACTGCCCCCTCGGGAAAAACAACATTGGGGACATCGCCTTTCACTTCGTAATCTGCCTCCGGTTCCAGGATCGGATCTTTTGTGCGGGCGATCACTTTCCACGGCTCCTCCAAATCCAAGAGAGCCGCCCCTGCCCTGTATACCCGGTCTCTGTCAACGCCATGGTAGATCAGGAGCCACCCTCGCTCTGTCTTTATCGGCGCAGGGCCGGGACCGATCTTGTAGGATTCCCACTCTTCTTCTGGTGCCATGACGAGTCTATTTCCATATATTCTCCCATTACCCAGCTTGTCAAAATAGGCGAACCATATGCCGGGAAGTTCAGTACCGTACATAGCGCCAACCCAGTTACCTGGACGGTGCAACCCCGCATACTTACCCGCAATCTTTTCCGGGAAAAGAACCGTGTCTCTCTCATTAGCGTTATAAGGGGTAATTATTCCTAGTCTAGTGAAATTGCGTAAGTCATGGGAGCGCGCAAGTCCAATGCGGGTGATCGCTTCTTCCCGCTTTGGAATCCCCAGACGAACCCGGACAGCACCAGGGGGAGCTGGAGTAGGAGTGATTACGTAGGTCATATAGAATTCGTCGTCAATCTTTGTGATCCTAGCGTCCTCGACTGAGTTTTCCCAGAGCTTCATGTCAGGACCAAAGCAGGGCGCCTCATCTCGCTGCACCAAGTTGAGCTTGTCATCGAAGATTGCATGGCCAAGCTGTGAAACATAGCCCTGATAGTCAGCGACTGCCCGATAGAACAGATGGATCTTACCGTCCTCATATATACTAGTAGGATTAAAGGTTCCGACCGCCTCCCAGTCGTACCCTCTCGGCTCTAGAATTGGGTTTCCTTCGTAGCGTTTTAACTCCATTTAGGCTTTCTCCTTTCGAACTTCTGCGCCAACATTTCTTGCAGCATAGAAGCCTCTCTAACACTTTCCATGAGATGTGGCCAATCATTGTAGAGTTCAAAGTACCGCGGCACCATCTCCCGAGCAAACTGGGCAGCCTCTTCTACGATCTCCTCCGGCCATTCACACTCTCGAAGGACCTCCCGTGCCTGCTCTTCAAGATCCTCGCCCAGAAAAGCACCGGGATAAGGATCCAACGATTCGGGGAGGACCTCTTTCAATCCAGGCTGCCCTCGTGCCATTCTCAGTTTCTCCCTCTCGTAGATAAACCGGATTATGTCCTCTCGCAGATGGGGCCCGGCCGGCGGAGGAAGATGCGTGATCGCAAGCTCTTTATCGAAGAAGAAGTGGTATCCTTTCAACCGTCCATTAATAAGATAATCTATATCTTCTCCGCGGGGGATATAGGGATCAAACGGTATCTCCTCAAACATCCGGCGGTGGATGACCATGTTCCCCCCGTACACGAAGCTCGTCTCAACCAATCGGCCATGATGTCTTTCCACCGCCTCTGTGGCGGCGTTCATGATCGCGGCCTTGCGGCGGAAGACGTTTTCCGCTTCTGTTTCCCCACTTTTTTCGCGGACCTTGGTGCGCCCGTGGGAATCGAGGTAGAAACCAGCCACTCCATCCACGGACTTCCCTTTCCAGGTCTTGCCAGCGAATTCCACCGCTTTCTTCAGGTAATCTCTGTCGGCGATCACCTCATCGTCATCCAAACCCACGACTACCTCAGCCCCCATCGCTTGCGCGACGATCAACTGAATATTCCGCACGTTGCCATAGCCCTGCAGACTTACCAGCTTCTGTTGGAAGCCCAATCGAGCTAGCATTTCTTGGAGCAGAGCGAGGTCACTGCCAGCGAATTGAACAATAGGAAAACTGTCCTTAAAAGGATCAATAATCTCTTCCACTCTAATTTCTGCCAATTTTCCTAGAGATGGATTGGTTACGGCGGTGATGATCACCACTTTGAATTCGGGCCCGTCGATGGTTCTCAGGCTTTCCAACAGGCGAGCTAGGGTTCCTTCCTGATTCAGGGGGGTAGGATGGTCATACGGCACATCCCCAACATGGGCTTTTCCATCCTTCCAAGTCCAATACGTGGGCACGGTTATAAGCGCGTCGGACAAAATCTCACCCCCATCGTTTTCAGCATCTCTATTCTTTCAGGCCGCCAACAGTGATCCCTTCGATAAAGTATTTCTGGGCGAGGATAAACACTATCACCACCGGTAGAATAGCGAGGGTGGCAGCTCCCATCATCAAGTTCCATTGAGTCATTCCTGCTCGCATGCCCTTAAACCCCAGGATACCCAATGAGAGGACCTTCATACTATCGGTATTTGTCACAATGAGAGGGTAAGTAAAGTCATCCCAGGCTCCGCGGAACGAGAAGATCAACAACGCCGCGAGGGCAGGTTTCGCCAAAGGAAGCATTATGCTCCAGAAAATCCTGAAAGGTCCCGCCCCGTCTATAACGGCCGAATCTTCGAACTCCTTGGGGATAGAGAGGAAGAACTGTCGTAAGAGAAATACGTTGAATGCCCCTCCGAAAGCTCCGAGCGCCTGAGGAACAATCAAGGCCCAATAGGTATTTATCCAATGCAGGTTCTTCATGAGCACAAATGTGGGCACCATAAGCGTTTCAAACGGGATCATCATAGAGCTGAGCAAGAGGAAGAACAGCACGTTTCTACCGGGGAACCGGAGCCGGGCGAATGCATAGGCTGCTAATGTGCACGCGATAAATTGTCCCCCCACTCGTCCGATGGTTACAAGGGTGGTGTTCAACCAATAGCGCCCAAAATTCATTACCTCAAAGATCCTTGCATAGTTCTCCCAGTGAGGAGGGTGAGGGATCCATTGCGGAGGCATAGTGAACACATGATTGATGTCTTTCAAGGAGGTCGAGATCATCCAGAGGAAAGGCATGAGCATGCTGATCGCGAAAAAGATCGCAAGCGCATAGGAAGTTGTCACTAAAGCGGCCCGTCTTGCGGCGTAAACGTTCTTATGCATAGTGAACCCACCTTTTTTGGAGTCTCCACTGGAAGAGAGTCGCCAGGAGCAAAATTACCAGAAGCAACACCGACTGAGCGCTGGAATATCCCATATGAAACCACTTAAAAGCATTATTGTAAATGTAATAAACAATTGTTGTAGTGGACTCCTGGGGGCCACCTTCAGTCACAATATACGCCTGTTGAAAAATTTGGAAAGAATTTATCATTGTGGTTATAACAACAAAAAATGTAGTGGGCGAAAGAAGAGGTAAAGTAATGTGCCAAAACTTGTGCCAACCGGTTGCGCCATCGATTTCAGCGGCTTCATAGAATGTTTTAGGTATCCCTTGAAGCCCGGCCAAGAATATGACCATGTTAAATCCGGTCCCCTTCCAGATGCTCATGAGCACCAACCCGGGCATGGCCCAGTGCGGGTCCAAAAGCCAGTTTGGCTGCGGTAGACCCACCTTCCCGAGAAAATTGTTAATAAGTCCATAATGCGGGCTTAAAAGCCATTTCCAGAGCATAGAAACAGCAGCCATCATCGTAACCGTGGGAAGAAAATATACCAAGCGAAAGAAGTTCCTGCCCTTTAGAAATTTCTGGTTTAAAAGGATGGCCCAAAACAGAGCCAACGGAACCCCGAAAACCAAAATCCCCAAAGTATAATAAGCGGTATTGCCTACCGCTTTAAGGAAATGGGCGTCATGAAACATCTTGCTGTAGTTGGCAAATCCTATCCACTCTTTGGGACCCAAACCAGGCCAGCTTGTGAAACTGAGCGAGATTCCTACCACGATAGGATAGATCATGAAAAGGAAGAAACCGATCATCACCGGTAGGATGAAGATATATCCCCAGAACCACTGTTGATGTTTATAGGAAAGTCTCATAGTTTTAAGAGGGCGGGCTATTTGCCCGCCCTTATTGCAGTACTTTCTACTTGCCCGCCATTATTTTGTCGATTTCCTTTTGAATCCCCGGCAGGACCTCAGCAGCTGTCTTCTCTCCGGTCCAAACCGGCTCCAAGCCCCTGTTTATTGCAGTCCAGACTTCGCCCCAATGGTCAAAGACAGTGATCGGTCCGGTAGTCAGAGGCATAAGGTGGACGGTGTTATGGATTCCCCTTTCGGCGAGTGCCTGCGTAAAGGCGGGAGAATAGGCCACTGATCTCCGGATGGGGATAGCATGTCCGTTTTGGGCCACAAGTTTCTGCACTTCTGGATGGGTCAGGAAGTTTGCAAGTTTCCAAGCCGCCTCCGGGTGCTTGCTATCCTTAGCTACACAATAAGCCACGAGATCCACCCAGGTGTACATCTGTCTGTCGTAAGGCACCGGGGCGATGTCCCAATCAAAAGATAGGGTCTTGAATTTCATCGCCATCCAGCGTCCGCAAATGTACATGGCCGCCTTCTGATTAGCGAACCAATCCGGAGCGCCCATCTCAGCGAGCTCGGTTGCGGTAGGAGCTACGTGGTACTTCAGGGAGAGATCAGCAAGGAACTGGATCCCCTCTGCGAAGGCGGGAGTATCGACTTCTACTTTTTCTGGACTCACAACCCAATTCGCTCCGGCCTGAGGCGGGAAGAGCTTCCATCTGCCCGGAGTGTTGTAGGCAAAACCGTACACACCGTCCTTGGTAAGCTTCTGTGCGACGTTGAGGAAGTCCTGCCAACTCCACTCGCCATAGCCAAACATCTCGTTTGGAGTAGGCAGCCCAGCATCTTTAAACATCTTTTTGTTGTAGTAAAGGACATAGGTGCTCCAATCCTTGGGAATCCCGTAGAGATCACCTGTCTTTCTGTCCCTGAAGGCGTTCAAGGTTCCCGGGAAGAAGTCCCGCGCGTTGAAGGTGGAATCCTCGTTTACGTATGATTGAAGATCTAGAAGCGCCCCCATCTCGTGGTACTTGACGAATTCTGGAAATCCCATGTAGAATACATCCGGCGGCGTCCCTGCGGCCAGCATGGACATCAGTTTCGGCCAGTAGTCCGCAGGCCGTATGATCGTCACTTGAATATCGGGGTAGACCTTATTAAAAGCAGCGATGTAGCTTTTAACTTCATTTTCTTCGGTAACTCCTCCCCATATCATGAGGGAGATATTGACCTTTTGGGCAGCGTAAACGCTCACCGGGCCTACGATAAGCGCTGCCATAGCGACCACCAGTAAACCTACCGTTAGTCTGCTCCGCCAGTTCACTTTGATTAACCTCCTTTTAAATGCAATGTCTCTGAAGCGTAGCACCTTGATCTGCTCCTGCCTCCCTTCCTCACCTCCTTTTCCAAGGCGAATTTGAAACGCTTCAAAAACAGCATAGCATATTTCTCGCCTTTTGTCAAGAAAAAGTTTGAAACCCTTTAGCAATGAGGCTTTGCTCTTATATCGCTATGACCAGCAAGATGGGCAGCCCCTACACTTCCGGAAGACGCAAAATAGAGCATATTCCATCTGTTGTCTTGTTCAAAAACTCACGGTATAATGGTTGAAGCGTTTTACACAGGGGAGCAAATATGGCTACTATTAAAGATGTGGCAAGAAGAGCAGGGGTTTCTGTGGGTACAGTTTCCCATGTAATTAACAACACCGCTTCTGTCAGAGAGGAGACCAAGGACCGAGTCTTATCAGCGATTAAAGAGTTAAATTATCATCCGAATTCGGTGGCTAGAAGTTTGCAAAGTCGTCGAACCAACACGATCAGCTTGGTCTTACCGGCAATTGAACACAGCCTAGGAGAGCCTTCTTATCTCCTTCAGCTTTTGGCGGGTATTAGCGATGAGTGCAAACGACATGGCTTTGACCTTCTTGTGTCCGCTGCCTCCTCTGATGAAGAGCGGCTGACCATCTACCAAAGGATAGTGAGAGGGAAAAGGGCAGATGGATGTATTATCACGAGCACAAAAAAGGACGACGAACGAATCGCCTATCTTATAAAAGAAGATATTCCTTTCGTTGCTTTCGGGCGCGCTAATGACGAGTGGGATTTCCCTTATGTCGATGTAGATGGGGAGGCAGGTGTGCGCCAGGGGGTACGCTACTTACTTGATCTCGGACACCGTCGGATCGGGTTTATCGGGCTCCCCTCCGAGTTGATGTGCTCACAGCACCGCCTTGCCGGGTATCGCTCCGCCCTTGAGGAACAGGGAATAGAGCTCGAACCCAACTTGATAGTGGAGGGTAAGACAACGAAAGAGGGAGGATACTATGCTATGAAACGTTTATTAAAACTTAATCCCGATCTAACAGCAGTCATGGTCTCAAGTGATTTGATGGCATTAGGTGCGATGGAAGCCGTGCGCGAAGCAGGACTTTCAGTCGGAAAGGATATCAGCGTTGTCGGCTTTGATGACATCCAGATGGCCGCTAGTTATCAGCCTCCTTTGACCACTATTAGGCAGCCAACGTATCGGATCGGTGTTATGCTGAGTCGAATGTTGATCCAATTGATCAACGGAGAAGAGCTGGATGAACGGCGAGTCATCCTCCAACCTGAGCTGATTGTTCGTGAGTCCTGTGGAAGAAGAGAGGAAACCACCCTATCACAAGGCAAGGCCAGGGAAAGGTGATCTTTTCGGTGTAGACTTCTCGGATCCATCGGAGGATCGTTCGAAGTACGCCTTCCGAAAGAACACCCCTGCAGCAGGGTAA
This window encodes:
- a CDS encoding LacI family DNA-binding transcriptional regulator; this encodes MEITIRDIAKMAKVAPSTVSRALNNKGRMSDATRERIRQLARELGYHPNINAKGLATNKTGNIGIVINKRHRPESFYGFYGPIILGVEEAIEKQGYHLIFSSTDGGPSAPRCVKERRVDGVIFMGCDISKDLILSLKNSTPLVLVDNHLDGVNSIAIDNEGGAYKAVEYLIKLGYRKIGFIAERLNDLSFKERFEGYKAALKEHGLEYHADLVAEGLTPPEHGYVAMKKLLKRGTPPAVFAANDPTAAGAIKAIKENGLRVPDDIAVIGFDDGLTALHTVPPLTTVRVFREKMARVAAKRLMELIENPDQP
- a CDS encoding glycosidase, which encodes MELKRYEGNPILEPRGYDWEAVGTFNPTSIYEDGKIHLFYRAVADYQGYVSQLGHAIFDDKLNLVQRDEAPCFGPDMKLWENSVEDARITKIDDEFYMTYVITPTPAPPGAVRVRLGIPKREEAITRIGLARSHDLRNFTRLGIITPYNANERDTVLFPEKIAGKYAGLHRPGNWVGAMYGTELPGIWFAYFDKLGNGRIYGNRLVMAPEEEWESYKIGPGPAPIKTERGWLLIYHGVDRDRVYRAGAALLDLEEPWKVIARTKDPILEPEADYEVKGDVPNVVFPEGAVVIAGKLFIFYGGADRVCCAATVPLNQLVDYVIENNKYS
- a CDS encoding carbohydrate ABC transporter permease produces the protein MHKNVYAARRAALVTTSYALAIFFAISMLMPFLWMISTSLKDINHVFTMPPQWIPHPPHWENYARIFEVMNFGRYWLNTTLVTIGRVGGQFIACTLAAYAFARLRFPGRNVLFFLLLSSMMIPFETLMVPTFVLMKNLHWINTYWALIVPQALGAFGGAFNVFLLRQFFLSIPKEFEDSAVIDGAGPFRIFWSIMLPLAKPALAALLIFSFRGAWDDFTYPLIVTNTDSMKVLSLGILGFKGMRAGMTQWNLMMGAATLAILPVVIVFILAQKYFIEGITVGGLKE
- a CDS encoding sugar ABC transporter permease codes for the protein MRLSYKHQQWFWGYIFILPVMIGFFLFMIYPIVVGISLSFTSWPGLGPKEWIGFANYSKMFHDAHFLKAVGNTAYYTLGILVFGVPLALFWAILLNQKFLKGRNFFRLVYFLPTVTMMAAVSMLWKWLLSPHYGLINNFLGKVGLPQPNWLLDPHWAMPGLVLMSIWKGTGFNMVIFLAGLQGIPKTFYEAAEIDGATGWHKFWHITLPLLSPTTFFVVITTMINSFQIFQQAYIVTEGGPQESTTTIVYYIYNNAFKWFHMGYSSAQSVLLLVILLLATLFQWRLQKRWVHYA
- a CDS encoding sugar ABC transporter substrate-binding protein, with protein sequence MLKGFKLFLDKRREICYAVFEAFQIRLGKGGEEGRQEQIKVLRFRDIAFKRRLIKVNWRSRLTVGLLVVAMAALIVGPVSVYAAQKVNISLMIWGGVTEENEVKSYIAAFNKVYPDIQVTIIRPADYWPKLMSMLAAGTPPDVFYMGFPEFVKYHEMGALLDLQSYVNEDSTFNARDFFPGTLNAFRDRKTGDLYGIPKDWSTYVLYYNKKMFKDAGLPTPNEMFGYGEWSWQDFLNVAQKLTKDGVYGFAYNTPGRWKLFPPQAGANWVVSPEKVEVDTPAFAEGIQFLADLSLKYHVAPTATELAEMGAPDWFANQKAAMYICGRWMAMKFKTLSFDWDIAPVPYDRQMYTWVDLVAYCVAKDSKHPEAAWKLANFLTHPEVQKLVAQNGHAIPIRRSVAYSPAFTQALAERGIHNTVHLMPLTTGPITVFDHWGEVWTAINRGLEPVWTGEKTAAEVLPGIQKEIDKIMAGK
- a CDS encoding LacI family DNA-binding transcriptional regulator, translated to MATIKDVARRAGVSVGTVSHVINNTASVREETKDRVLSAIKELNYHPNSVARSLQSRRTNTISLVLPAIEHSLGEPSYLLQLLAGISDECKRHGFDLLVSAASSDEERLTIYQRIVRGKRADGCIITSTKKDDERIAYLIKEDIPFVAFGRANDEWDFPYVDVDGEAGVRQGVRYLLDLGHRRIGFIGLPSELMCSQHRLAGYRSALEEQGIELEPNLIVEGKTTKEGGYYAMKRLLKLNPDLTAVMVSSDLMALGAMEAVREAGLSVGKDISVVGFDDIQMAASYQPPLTTIRQPTYRIGVMLSRMLIQLINGEELDERRVILQPELIVRESCGRREETTLSQGKARER